Proteins encoded by one window of Candidatus Neomarinimicrobiota bacterium:
- a CDS encoding cyclic nucleotide-binding domain-containing protein, with product MNNEQLKNFQIFADLSDDELNKFHPSLKEVKMEKGQQFITEGEEGDCIYLLLAGEVEINQALTLSMNKGESDNREKAILKLSSDLHPQFGEMSLFNDGDRRTANVRAETLCSLVRLDKKDLYNICDANPNVGYKVMRNLGRIISGNLVKANQNVLKLTTAFSLILER from the coding sequence ATGAATAATGAACAACTAAAGAATTTCCAGATATTTGCCGATCTAAGTGATGATGAACTGAACAAATTTCATCCATCACTAAAAGAAGTAAAAATGGAAAAAGGGCAGCAGTTTATCACCGAAGGTGAAGAGGGAGATTGCATTTACCTACTATTAGCCGGAGAAGTTGAGATTAACCAGGCTTTGACCCTTTCCATGAATAAAGGAGAGTCGGATAATCGTGAAAAAGCTATCTTGAAGCTTTCTAGTGATTTACATCCACAATTTGGTGAAATGTCCTTGTTTAATGATGGCGACCGCCGAACGGCAAACGTTCGGGCAGAAACGCTCTGTTCGCTTGTGAGATTGGATAAAAAAGATTTATACAATATATGCGATGCTAATCCGAATGTTGGATATAAAGTTATGCGAAATCTGGGCCGAATCATTTCAGGGAATTTAGTGAAAGCCAATCAAAATGTATTAAAACTCACCACAGCCTTTTCTTTAATTCTAGAGCGGTGA